The region TAATATATGCGATGATTGTTTGATATGGTTGGTTAAACCAGTTCGAAATTAACTATCGGCAATTATAAATAGCAATGAACCAGCACGCAGAGAGCTTCGACGAAGAAGTCAAGCCAAGAGTCCCCCCCGACGCCGACTCCATCGCTTGGAACGACCTCTTCCTCAGGGACGAGATTCGCCGAGCCATCAAGGAAATCAAGTTTGAACGACCGAGCCAGGTGCAGATGGAGGCCATTCCCTTCGCCCTACAAGGCTGCGACCTGCTCTGCCAGTCCAAGTCTGGAACCGGCAAGACCATGGTCTTCGTCCTCACCATCCTCAACTCCCTGGTCGTCGACAAGGAGACCGGAATGTACGTGACCGGACAAGCGGTCATCGTGGTGAATACTCGGGAGCTGGCGCACCAGATCAACAAGGAGTTCCTCAAGCTGGGCAAGTACTTTCGGCAGCCGGCCCTGCGAGTCGGCTGCTACTTCGGCGGGATTTCGGTTATGGACAACTGCGAAGAGCTGGCAACGCTTCCACCTGTCCCCACATCGTGATCGGCACCCCTGGCCGTCTGCTCGACCTGACCCTGAGGGGATGGTGCCTATGGCAAAGGTAATTATTTTATTACCAAGTGCAGCTTTTTCGTGATTGACTAGTGTGACAAGGTACTGGACTCGGACATGCAAGACATCATCCGGCAGCTGATGAACAGGACCCCCTTCAGGAAGCAGGTGATGATGTTCAGCGCCACTCTCAGCGAGAAGAGACAGCTGGACTACAAGAAGTGGATGGTAAACCCCAAGATCATCCTGGTGGATGAGGGCAAACTGGTCCTCCACGGACTCACCCAGTTCTACCTGCGCGTCCCCGAAGAGCAGAAGTTCGAACGACTGATCCTGCTGCTGGACACGCTGGCCTTCAACCAGGTCATCATCTTCACCAACCGCGTCGACAGGGCAAGAGACTCACGGACCTGCTCAACTGAAGCTCTTCAATCCCATCTGCGTCCACTCTGCCCTCAAGCAGGAGGAAAGGATCAAGAACTACGACCTGTTCAAATCCAACAGCTCGCGATTGCTGGTCGCCACTGATCTCTTCGGACGGGGGATCGACATCGAGAGGGTGAACCTGGTGATCAACTACGACTTCCCGCCTGACAGGGACACCTACTTGCACAGGGTGGGCAGGGCAGGCAGGTTCAATACTCGCGGACTGGCCATCAACTTCCTGAGGGGCGAGGGAGGCGACGACGAGGCAGTGCTGAAGGATGTGCAGAATGGCTTCCAAGTCAAAATCGAAGAGCTTCCCAACGAAATTGATCCTATGAAGTTTATGTGATCTCCTCCTAATATCAAGAACAGAGACATAGGCTATTGAAGGAATAAAGATGGAAAGACTATGCTCTTTCACATTAACTCCTTTATATTGTATAAATTAATGAGACCATCAGAATCCATCGGTAATATTCTCTCCACGAAAACTAAGAGAATATTTGGAAATGCATAGTGGAGTATTGTATTGAGGCTATTATTACTAGCTATTTTCATAGCATATACTCTTCTTAAATTTGGAGTCATCACCATATTACTATAAATATTTCAAAGGTGCGCCAATGAGCTTCCTCAAAACTTGCCCATCTCAAGAACTTTTTCCAAACCAAAGCACCCCGCCGAAGGGAACACTGATGCCAGCAACTCCCTCACTTCCTCATTCAGTTCCAAGCAGGAAAAGGCAAACAACAATGACATCACTCAGACCAGCTTGAACAAATCTTGCCCTGCCATCCCACCAAAAGTTGAAGATGAGGAATCCATCGAAGACTACAGCTAAGACCCCTTCTACAAGATATAATGGAAGGCCCACCAAAAACTTTCTAACTCTTCACTTAAAACCCTTACGATAGCAATACCAGAGTAGCTACTACCTTTCCGATGGCTAGCAGCTACCAGAAAAGGAGGGAAGGGAGCTTTACAACAAGGAACAGCAACTTTctcgaaagagagagagaataatggACGAAGACCCATTGTAGACAATCAGGGCTAGAGTCTACAAGAAGCAGATCCATTACAAACCTTTCCAAACTTATCCAAACGAAGAAGATGAAATAGTCGATCAATACTATTATGCAAACGGCTGGCAA is a window of Nymphaea colorata isolate Beijing-Zhang1983 unplaced genomic scaffold, ASM883128v2 scaffold0465, whole genome shotgun sequence DNA encoding:
- the LOC116245037 gene encoding ATP-dependent RNA helicase SUB2-like, which codes for MVPMAKCDKVLDSDMQDIIRQLMNRTPFRKQVMMFSATLSEKRQLDYKKWMVNPKIILVDEGKLVLHGLTQFYLRVPEEQKFERLILLLDTLAFNQVIIFTNRVDREERIKNYDLFKSNSSRLLVATDLFGRGIDIERVNLVINYDFPPDRDTYLHRVGRAGRFNTRGLAINFLRGEGGDDEAVLKDVQNGFQVKIEELPNEIDPMKFM
- the LOC116245036 gene encoding uncharacterized protein LOC116245036: MNQHAESFDEEVKPRVPPDADSIAWNDLFLRDEIRRAIKEIKFERPSQVQMEAIPFALQGCDLLCQSKSGTGKTMVFVLTILNSLVVDKETGMYVTGQAVIVVNTRELAHQINKEFLKLGKYFRQPALRVGCYFGGISVMDNCEELATLPPVPTS